The nucleotide window TACCGGAACTATTCCTTTTGGTGGATCCAACATCTGGGGAAGCGGAAAAATTCAGGCTTACAATGCTGTGGTTCTGGCTGTTAATTTCAATGGGACGGATGACATCCGTCTGGAGAATTCTTTGCTTGTTTATCCAAATCCAGCAAGGAAATATACAACTATTACGATACCCCCTTATTGGGAAGATCCGTCCTATGTCGAAATTATCGACAGTAGAGGACAGATTGTAAATAGCTTCTTCACAGAGAGTGAATTACTTCAGATAAACCTGGAAGATTGTCAACCCGGATTGTATTTGTTGAGAGCAAGTTCGGGAGGAAAAACGGTATACTCAAAAGTTATAGTTGAATAAAAAAAGGGGCTTATGCCCCTTTTTTGATAAAGATCAGAATTTTATAAATTTCCTTTGATACAATTCATTTCCATTCTGAAGAAGGATCAAATATGTTCCTGAAGGATAGGACGATGTATTCAGTTGAATTAGATTTCCTTCCAGTTGTTTGGTATAGATCACCCTACCCAGATGATCAATTATATTGATCTTGTAAAGTGAAGGTTGTGGATTGGTGAGGAAGATGTTTAGCTGCTCCATTACAGGATTCGGCCCGAATGAGAAATGCATAGGATTCTGTATTTCATCATAACCCACATTTATACTGCTTACCTTCTCCAATACCCAGTTGTCGGGATCAACCAAAATATCCTCAACCTGTTTGGCAAATGGGATTGAATAGGCTTCAACATGACCATTCTGGTATAGCAAAAGTGTAGTATCCGTGCCATCATTAAAGATCAACCTGTAGGGCATCAGCATTTTAAACAATGGGGTTATGGCTGTAGATGTAGATTGGGTAACTTCCATATTGAAATTACCGGCATCCTGGTTCCATACGATTTCGTATACCGGATATCCTTCCCCGAAATACCACTGATCGAAGAAATCTGTGAAATCCATGCCACTGATGTCTTCGAGCACTTCTTTAAAATCCACGCCGGTTGCAACACTATCTGCATATATATCCTGGAACTCCTTTAAAACATTAAAAAACACAGAATCATTCTGTAATTCAAAACGTATCATATGAACGATTGAGGCTCCTTTATCATATGAAAGGCGACCGCTGAAAATTCTCCAAATATTACCCAGTTCATCTTCAGGAACATAAACACTTCCATCGGGTTGAGAAAGTACATTTTCGTGTGTATCTTCGAGCCATATCTGTGGCCATGGCGGACCGGCAATTTTTTCATGGGCCAGATAATCGGTGTATGTCGCAAAACCCTCATTGATCCAAATATCGCTCCAGGTTGCGCATGTAACATTATCACCGAACCACATGTGGCCCAGTTCGTGAGCAACCAATCCAAAACCGAAACCACCGATAGTGGTCATGGTTTGGTGTTCCATTCCGCCACCCAATTGTGTGAGGCAATGCCCATATTTTTCTTCCCAGAACGGATACAATCCATACAAATCGGAAAACAGTTCGATAAATGATGCAGTACGATCAATCCCATCCTTATAATTAGGTAAGCAGTTTGGGTGGTCGTAAATAAAATTCTGGATAAGTATGGAATCTCCAATAAGGGATTCAGGTTTAGCATAAATATTATATTCCTGATAATCAGCAACTGCCACAGAAATCAGGTAATAGTCTATAGGATAACGGGATTTCCATTCATATCGTAGTTTGTTGCCGGGCAAAGGAGTGATTGCAGTCAGCAAACCTTGCGAACCTGCCATATTAACGTCGCTGGTTGTTATAAAAACCCAGGAGGAATCGGCCTTATCAGTTAGATCCTGTTTAGTGGGCCACCATTCCTTTGCGGCATAAGGTTCCGAGAGACTCCAGGTTACATTCTTCTGATAAGTGCTGGAATATCCGGTTGACATTCCGGAGAAGAATGAGCCCTGAGGAGGAGTACCATAATAGAATACCTGGAATGAAAAGTGTTCACCCTGGAGTAATGGTGTATCCAGGATAATGAATGTTTCATCGCCGGATCTTAGGAAAGCACGTTGAATCCCATTAACTTTCACGGAATCGACTGTCATATCAGCAATTAATTCAAAGGCCACAGTATCAATTTGACTTTCAATTACATCAGCTTCAATTGTGACATTACCTTCTACAAAAACAGAGTTATTTTCAATAGCAACATCCAGGAAATAGAAAGTAACATCATAATCAGACAATAATTCGGTGCGTATACCTTGCCACAGATTCTTATTGCCGTGGTTTAAAACTTTCGAATGGCTGCAATAAAAATGATCATGATCAGGTGCGTTAAACTGCCCTAATGCATTGTTAAGGATTAGCAGCATTAATAATACCGTCAGGTTTGTTTTCATCATAATAAAATTTTAATTCTCAATGGTATGATGGAACCCACATATGGTTGATTTTATTACTCTTGTGTTTGCGTTTTGAAGACATGTGGGTTTCATCAGTCTATTTTTTTAGAGTTTACACTAGCATAATATCCCGTATCTTTGTTAATTAATGAAAATTCACAATATAAATTGTTTGTTCAGGTAATTATCCGAAACAAATAATTTAGGTAAAGCGGGGCCGTTAAACTAAACAGGTGAACGTATGATTTGTTTAACTAAATGAAAGACAATAATAAAATATTAGAAAGCAAATTAAGGCAATTCATTAATAAGTATTACAAAAATGAAATGCTCAAGGGAGGCATTCTATTTATTGCCTTGTTTCTGATTTTTTCATTAACTCTGATTCTGGCAGAATTTTTTGTTTTTTTTGACGTAAAATTACGTTCTGCTCTATTCTTTACTTATTTGATTATCAATGTATTGGTCCTTTTTTATTATTTGATAATACCTTTACTACATCTGTTCAGGGTAGGAAGGACCCTATCAGAAGAAGAAGCTGCGCGGATGATAGGAAGGTTTTTCCCGGAGATTAATGACAGACTGCTCAATACGTTGCAATTAAGAAAAGCTATGGAAAGTGAAGCTGACAGTGAGCTTCTTGAAGCAAGTATAGAGCAGAGAACCAGGCAATTGATTCCTGTTCCTTTCATTAATGCAATTCAATTCAGAAAAAACAGAAAGTATATTAAATAT belongs to Bacteroidota bacterium and includes:
- a CDS encoding T9SS type A sorting domain-containing protein, whose amino-acid sequence is MKTNLTVLLMLLILNNALGQFNAPDHDHFYCSHSKVLNHGNKNLWQGIRTELLSDYDVTFYFLDVAIENNSVFVEGNVTIEADVIESQIDTVAFELIADMTVDSVKVNGIQRAFLRSGDETFIILDTPLLQGEHFSFQVFYYGTPPQGSFFSGMSTGYSSTYQKNVTWSLSEPYAAKEWWPTKQDLTDKADSSWVFITTSDVNMAGSQGLLTAITPLPGNKLRYEWKSRYPIDYYLISVAVADYQEYNIYAKPESLIGDSILIQNFIYDHPNCLPNYKDGIDRTASFIELFSDLYGLYPFWEEKYGHCLTQLGGGMEHQTMTTIGGFGFGLVAHELGHMWFGDNVTCATWSDIWINEGFATYTDYLAHEKIAGPPWPQIWLEDTHENVLSQPDGSVYVPEDELGNIWRIFSGRLSYDKGASIVHMIRFELQNDSVFFNVLKEFQDIYADSVATGVDFKEVLEDISGMDFTDFFDQWYFGEGYPVYEIVWNQDAGNFNMEVTQSTSTAITPLFKMLMPYRLIFNDGTDTTLLLYQNGHVEAYSIPFAKQVEDILVDPDNWVLEKVSSINVGYDEIQNPMHFSFGPNPVMEQLNIFLTNPQPSLYKINIIDHLGRVIYTKQLEGNLIQLNTSSYPSGTYLILLQNGNELYQRKFIKF